From the Leguminivora glycinivorella isolate SPB_JAAS2020 chromosome 15, LegGlyc_1.1, whole genome shotgun sequence genome, one window contains:
- the LOC125233871 gene encoding poly(A) RNA polymerase gld-2 homolog A-like isoform X2, which produces MSEGAPMLYHGGGGFGGPRQGFASAGHLERACHFPALELPPGPATPHHPERPAKDNTAFGYESDDSSLSSNASGSNKSGESASSASEPNTSPQGYAVREWRGRARREPHRPRRIAPERYLNASYPFQVKFTPDDLLNGSKWDNLSQEIWDKFVKSQQTEETFRKKMNLWRYLYVTIKSIFPRYGLYVVGSTMSGFALDSSDMDLCLYVRALGDTEPRAHALLHLNYILAYIKSFDRDAELIQAKVPILKFRDARAGLQVDLNCNNVVGIRNTSLLYCYSRLDWRVRPLVAVTKLWAQAHDINDARHCTLSSYSLTLMVIHFLQCGTSPPVLPCVCVRGPWEVRAARHNRASLAELFLQLLRYYATFPYDKMAVSVRAGRCVPVSACRAARSHKNEPHQWKLLCVEEPFDLTNTARSVYDPDTFARIVETFRASAARLAASPRLAAAWPPHPPHQPHQPHPPHQPHPPPQYQER; this is translated from the exons ATGAGTGAAGGCGCGCCTATGCTGTACCATGGAGGAGGTGGATTCGGAGGCCCGCGCCAGGGCTTCGCATCAGCAGGGCATCTGGAGCGAGCGTGCCACTTCCCCGCTTTGGAGCTGCCGCCGGGCCCGGCTACGCCACATCACCCTGAACGCCCTGCTAAGGACAACACTGCTTTCGGATATGAGTCAGATGACTCCAGTTTGTCCAGCAATGCTTCAGGATCAAACAAAAGTG GAGAAAGCGCGTCCAGTGCCTCAGAGCCCAACACATCGCCGCAAGGCTACGCGGTGCGCGAGTGGCGCGGGCGCGCCCGCCGCGAGCCGCACCGCCCGCGCCGCATCGCGCCCGAGCGCTACCTCAACGCCTCCTACCCCTTCCAGGTCAAGTTCACGCCCGACGACTTGCTTAACG GATCCAAATGGGACAATCTGTCACAGGAGATATGGGACAAGTTTGTCAAGTCACAGCAGACAGAGGAGACGTTTCGCAAAAAGATGAACCTTTGGAGATACCTCTACGTCACAATAAAG TCAATATTCCCGCGCTACGGGCTGTACGTAGTAGGTTCCACGATGTCGGGCTTCGCGTTAGACTCCTCGGACATGGACCTGTGCCTGTACGTGCGCGCCCTTGGCGACACCGAACCCCGTGCGCACGCGCTCCTCCATCTCAACTACATACTGGCCTACATCAAGAGCTTCGACCGCG ATGCCGAGCTGATCCAAGCAAAGGTCCCGATCCTAAAGTTCCGCGACGCGCGGGCCGGCCTGCAAGTGGACCTGAACTGCAACAATGTCGTCGGCATCAGGAATACTAGTCTGCTCTACTGCTATTCTCGCC TGGACTGGCGCGTTCGGCCGCTGGTGGCGGTGACCAAACTCTGGGCGCAAGCGCACGACATCAACGACGCGAGGCATTGTACACTCTCGTCGTATTCGCTCACACTCATGGTCATACACTTCTTGCAGT GCGGCACATCGCCGCCGGTGCTGCCGTGCGTGTGCGTGCGCGGCCCGTGGGAGGTGCGCGCGGCGCGCCACAACCGCGCCTCGCTCGCCGAGCTCTTCCTGCAGCTGCTGCGCTACTACGCCACCTTCCC GTACGACAAGATGGCGGTATCAGTGCGTGCCGGGCGCTGCGTGCCGGTGTCGGCGTGCCGCGCCGCGCGCAGCCACAAGAACGAGCCGCACCAGTGGAAGCTGCTCTGTGTCGAAG aGCCGTTCGACTTGACGAACACAGCGCGCTCGGTGTACGACCCGGACACGTTCGCGCGCATCGTGGAGACGTTCCGCGCCAGCGCCGCGCGCCTCGCCGCCTCGCCGCGCCTGGCGGCCGCCTGGCCGCCGCACCCGCCGCACCAGCCGCACCAGCCGCACCCGCCGCACCAGCCGCACCCGCCGCCGCAGTACCAGGAGCGATGA
- the LOC125233871 gene encoding poly(A) RNA polymerase gld-2 homolog A-like isoform X1: MSEGAPMLYHGGGGFGGPRQGFASAGHLERACHFPALELPPGPATPHHPERPAKDNTAFGYESDDSSLSSNASGSNKSGEKGESASSASEPNTSPQGYAVREWRGRARREPHRPRRIAPERYLNASYPFQVKFTPDDLLNGSKWDNLSQEIWDKFVKSQQTEETFRKKMNLWRYLYVTIKSIFPRYGLYVVGSTMSGFALDSSDMDLCLYVRALGDTEPRAHALLHLNYILAYIKSFDRDAELIQAKVPILKFRDARAGLQVDLNCNNVVGIRNTSLLYCYSRLDWRVRPLVAVTKLWAQAHDINDARHCTLSSYSLTLMVIHFLQCGTSPPVLPCVCVRGPWEVRAARHNRASLAELFLQLLRYYATFPYDKMAVSVRAGRCVPVSACRAARSHKNEPHQWKLLCVEEPFDLTNTARSVYDPDTFARIVETFRASAARLAASPRLAAAWPPHPPHQPHQPHPPHQPHPPPQYQER; encoded by the exons ATGAGTGAAGGCGCGCCTATGCTGTACCATGGAGGAGGTGGATTCGGAGGCCCGCGCCAGGGCTTCGCATCAGCAGGGCATCTGGAGCGAGCGTGCCACTTCCCCGCTTTGGAGCTGCCGCCGGGCCCGGCTACGCCACATCACCCTGAACGCCCTGCTAAGGACAACACTGCTTTCGGATATGAGTCAGATGACTCCAGTTTGTCCAGCAATGCTTCAGGATCAAACAAAAGTGGTGAGAAAG GAGAAAGCGCGTCCAGTGCCTCAGAGCCCAACACATCGCCGCAAGGCTACGCGGTGCGCGAGTGGCGCGGGCGCGCCCGCCGCGAGCCGCACCGCCCGCGCCGCATCGCGCCCGAGCGCTACCTCAACGCCTCCTACCCCTTCCAGGTCAAGTTCACGCCCGACGACTTGCTTAACG GATCCAAATGGGACAATCTGTCACAGGAGATATGGGACAAGTTTGTCAAGTCACAGCAGACAGAGGAGACGTTTCGCAAAAAGATGAACCTTTGGAGATACCTCTACGTCACAATAAAG TCAATATTCCCGCGCTACGGGCTGTACGTAGTAGGTTCCACGATGTCGGGCTTCGCGTTAGACTCCTCGGACATGGACCTGTGCCTGTACGTGCGCGCCCTTGGCGACACCGAACCCCGTGCGCACGCGCTCCTCCATCTCAACTACATACTGGCCTACATCAAGAGCTTCGACCGCG ATGCCGAGCTGATCCAAGCAAAGGTCCCGATCCTAAAGTTCCGCGACGCGCGGGCCGGCCTGCAAGTGGACCTGAACTGCAACAATGTCGTCGGCATCAGGAATACTAGTCTGCTCTACTGCTATTCTCGCC TGGACTGGCGCGTTCGGCCGCTGGTGGCGGTGACCAAACTCTGGGCGCAAGCGCACGACATCAACGACGCGAGGCATTGTACACTCTCGTCGTATTCGCTCACACTCATGGTCATACACTTCTTGCAGT GCGGCACATCGCCGCCGGTGCTGCCGTGCGTGTGCGTGCGCGGCCCGTGGGAGGTGCGCGCGGCGCGCCACAACCGCGCCTCGCTCGCCGAGCTCTTCCTGCAGCTGCTGCGCTACTACGCCACCTTCCC GTACGACAAGATGGCGGTATCAGTGCGTGCCGGGCGCTGCGTGCCGGTGTCGGCGTGCCGCGCCGCGCGCAGCCACAAGAACGAGCCGCACCAGTGGAAGCTGCTCTGTGTCGAAG aGCCGTTCGACTTGACGAACACAGCGCGCTCGGTGTACGACCCGGACACGTTCGCGCGCATCGTGGAGACGTTCCGCGCCAGCGCCGCGCGCCTCGCCGCCTCGCCGCGCCTGGCGGCCGCCTGGCCGCCGCACCCGCCGCACCAGCCGCACCAGCCGCACCCGCCGCACCAGCCGCACCCGCCGCCGCAGTACCAGGAGCGATGA
- the LOC125233884 gene encoding LOW QUALITY PROTEIN: uncharacterized protein LOC125233884 (The sequence of the model RefSeq protein was modified relative to this genomic sequence to represent the inferred CDS: deleted 2 bases in 1 codon), which translates to MDGVPVKISEKYKRPPRIDLPYSVHECPIRAQNVVDNAVYCTQFETNVLSKLKELRSAKETKKNERKHRLQLLEEAKQKKLDAIAAAEAEEKLKQLSVSEVSYPSTDEISAISPDEKTDKNCDTPTPVLEESRPEPAVPEVTYQTCTNPEPELNILQPIQLQANYPQNSLLDDPDPLQEYKTNTKIKKIPQYNHNVETLTFRDFENDTSSPFDNVELKTINDMELLAQILQSQKESTTSCNPQQYLPDQTYAAPSCASQAQAEGLAYMPNSYTEQQMQDPGLMYITPQHYPVSNGYYVQADNVCDNQMPMENMYMPNYQYYVPTNPYPANTQYYNNPLPVSTDLNQPQNESTFIPQPYYFHQYQPMPAQIPTENLVQEENKSNENTSIQIKSRSRSVPDIVRELNEEIMSARLRANERSSHNVSPAPTNIPQPSSSAEKKERKSKRKSEQLPNPLEKLSPKLQDMCRKIHGMGFPLDRVARVCTLVGDNDKKVIEGLLILGELMDLGFSEGRVSAALAKHEFNRDKALDDLVS; encoded by the exons ATGGACGGCGTCCCCGTAAAAATCTCCGAAAAATACAAGCGACCGCCTCGAATAGATTTGCCGTACAGCGTGCACGAATGCCCAATACGAGCACAAAATGTGGTCGACAACGCCGTATATTGCACTCAATTTGAGACCAACGTGCTGTCAAAGCTCAAGGAACTACGGAGCGCTAAAGAAACAAAGAAAAACGAACGCAAACATCGCTTACAGTTATTAGAGGAAGCCAAACAGAAAAAATTGGATGCGATCGCCGCCGCCGAGGCAGAGGAAAAACTTAAACAGCTCAGTGTCTCTGAAGTGTCTTACCCGAGTACTGACGAGATAAGTGCAATATCTCCTGATGAGAAAACTGACAAAAACTGTGATACTCCTACTCCTGTGTTGGAAGAGTCCCGG CCGGAGCCTGCTGTTCCTGAAGTCACCTATCAGACTTGCACCAACCCTGAACCAGAGCTGAATATCTTACAGCCCATACAGTTACAAGCTAACTACCCCCAAAACAGTTTATTAGATGATCCTGACCCATTACAGGAATATAAAACTAACActaaaattaagaaaatacCACAATACAATCACAATGTAGAAACCCTTACATTTAGAGACTTTGAAAATGATACTTCTAGCCCATTTGATAATGTGGAGTTAAAGACAATAAATGACATGGAATTGTTAGCCCAGATACTGCAAAGTCAAAAGGAATCTACAACAAGTTGTAATCCACAACAGTATTTACCTGATCAAACATATGCAGCTCCGAGCTGTGCATCCCAAGCTCAGGCAGAGGGGCTTGCATATATGCCCAATTCCTACACAGAACAACAAATGCAAGACCCTGGATTAATGTATATAACACCGCAGCACTACCCTGTCTCTAACGGTTACTATGTACAAGCCGACAATGTCTGTGATAACCAAATGCCAATGGAAAACATGTACATGccaaattatcaatattatgtTCCTACAAATCCATATCCTGCTAACACTCAATATTATAACAATCCATTACCAGTCAGTACAGACCTTAATCAACCCCAAAATGAATCTACATTTATTCCTCAACCATATTATTTTCATCAATACCAACCTATGCCTGCACAGATACCAACTGAAAATCTAGTACAGGAAGAGAACAAATCAAATGAAAACACAAGTATTCAGATCAAGTCAAGGTCACGAAGTGTGCCCGACATAGTTAGAGAGTTGAATGAAGAAATCATGTCAGCAAGGCTCAGGGCAAATGAGAGGTCTTCTCATAATGTAAGTCCGGCGCCAACAAACATTCCACAACCATCTTCAAGCGCTGAAAAGAAGGAAAGAAAAAGCAAAAGGAAATCGGAACAGCTGCCAAATCCTTTAGAGAAGCTGTCTCCAAAGCTTCAGGATATGTGTAGGAAGATCCATGGCATGGGGTTCCCGCTTGACAGGGTTGCTAGAGTATGTACGCTAGTTGGAGATAATGATAAAAAG GTGATCGAAGGTCTGCTAATACTGGGCGAGCTGATGGACCTTGGCTTCTCAGAAGGCCGAGTGTCTGCCGCGCTGGCCAAACATGAGTTTAACCGAGACAAGGCGCTGGACGATTTAGTGTCGTAA